From the Desulfosarcina sp. BuS5 genome, one window contains:
- a CDS encoding cupin domain-containing protein yields the protein MKNAGYWIKNLCLRKHPEGGYFRETYAAKDEIGVCCLKSGYDGPRPVSTAIYFLLPGNEFSAFHRLRSDEIWHHYAGVSLTIEMLAQDGGYRKVVLGLDYENGEQPQVLISAGVWFAAHVNDKNSFTLSGCTVAPGFNFRDFELGRRAELVEEYPEYEQLIVQLTR from the coding sequence GTGAAAAACGCCGGATACTGGATAAAAAATCTTTGTTTACGCAAACATCCTGAAGGTGGTTACTTCAGGGAGACCTATGCTGCAAAAGATGAGATAGGTGTTTGCTGTCTCAAGAGCGGCTATGACGGGCCGCGTCCTGTTTCTACAGCCATATATTTTTTGCTGCCGGGCAATGAATTTTCGGCATTCCACAGACTCCGATCCGACGAGATCTGGCATCATTACGCCGGCGTCTCACTTACAATAGAGATGCTTGCTCAAGACGGAGGATACCGTAAAGTTGTATTGGGTCTGGATTATGAAAATGGTGAGCAGCCGCAGGTTCTCATTTCTGCCGGAGTATGGTTTGCCGCGCATGTGAATGATAAAAATTCTTTTACGCTTTCAGGCTGCACTGTAGCGCCGGGCTTTAATTTCAGAGATTTCGAACTCGGCCGGCGTGCAGAGCTTGTCGAAGAGTATCCGGAATATGAGCAGCTTATTGTTCAGCTTACCCGGTGA
- a CDS encoding VOC family protein, with translation MFNFHHISLSVTDLDKSMEFYSGFGFKKILQWEADDNALSIAHLKLKESILELFCFADPRPAPESMKKLETDLPVIGIRHFGIQVDSLREAKNFIIKNGYAEEIEINKGKTGIDYFFIKDPDGIFVELVQDERGL, from the coding sequence ATGTTCAATTTTCATCATATTTCATTAAGCGTGACAGACCTTGATAAATCCATGGAATTTTATTCAGGATTCGGTTTCAAAAAAATTTTGCAATGGGAAGCGGATGACAATGCATTAAGCATAGCGCACCTGAAACTGAAGGAAAGTATCCTGGAGCTTTTTTGTTTTGCGGACCCACGTCCGGCCCCTGAATCGATGAAAAAACTTGAAACCGACCTGCCTGTGATCGGCATTCGGCATTTCGGAATTCAAGTCGATTCTTTAAGAGAGGCCAAAAATTTTATTATAAAAAATGGGTATGCAGAAGAAATAGAGATAAATAAGGGAAAAACAGGGATAGACTATTTTTTTATAAAAGACCCGGACGGAATTTTTGTGGAGCTTGTCCAGGATGAGCGAGGGCTGTAG
- a CDS encoding DUF2442 domain-containing protein, with the protein MMSLQSPGANTSEVEVTNISNHGIWLLAGDKELFMSYDDFPWFKDAPVGKIFNVKELSPDHFHWPDLDVDLGIESIEHPERFPLKSV; encoded by the coding sequence ATGATGAGCTTACAATCGCCTGGAGCAAACACTTCGGAAGTGGAAGTAACTAATATTTCGAATCATGGGATATGGCTGCTTGCCGGAGACAAAGAGCTTTTTATGTCTTATGATGACTTTCCATGGTTCAAGGATGCCCCTGTTGGAAAAATATTCAATGTAAAAGAGCTATCTCCGGATCATTTCCATTGGCCGGATTTAGATGTGGATTTGGGCATAGAATCAATAGAACATCCGGAACGGTTTCCCTTAAAATCAGTATAG
- a CDS encoding DnaJ domain-containing protein, protein MKIILTILALLYIICPYDLMPDFIAGWGWLDDLVIFWLMWRKFYSSKKKPSRFGYSGQQNRQAYNQAYNQNDNKSYNKEQKQESSSSTEIKNPYNVLDVSRNASQEEIKKAYRKLANQYHPDKVAHLGDEFKKLAEERFKEIQEAYQSLKIK, encoded by the coding sequence ATGAAAATAATATTAACTATCCTGGCGCTATTATACATAATCTGCCCATACGATTTAATGCCCGATTTTATTGCCGGATGGGGATGGCTCGATGATCTGGTAATATTCTGGCTTATGTGGCGCAAGTTTTATTCGAGCAAAAAAAAACCCTCACGCTTCGGCTATTCCGGGCAGCAAAACCGCCAAGCCTATAACCAGGCATATAACCAGAACGATAATAAGTCATATAATAAAGAACAAAAACAGGAATCCTCATCCTCCACAGAAATAAAAAATCCGTATAATGTGCTGGATGTCAGCAGAAATGCGTCCCAGGAAGAGATAAAAAAAGCTTACAGAAAACTGGCCAACCAGTATCATCCGGATAAAGTCGCGCACCTGGGCGACGAATTCAAAAAACTTGCCGAAGAACGTTTTAAGGAAATCCAGGAAGCCTATCAGAGCTTGAAAATTAAATAA